The region CGACAGCGACAGGTTGTACGGCCAGAACTTCACCAGTGAGGAATACACCGCCATGCCGAACACCAGCAGCAACACGGCGCAGATCAGCAGCACAATGGCCAGGTAGCACCCATCGCGCTGCGGCGATGGCGTTGGTTGGAACACCTGGGCACGGCCACTCATGGCGTCACCCTGCCGACGGCGCAACCAGGCGTCGACCCCAAAGCTGAACAGCGCCGGCAGCAGCAATACCATGCCGATCAAAGCACCGCGACCGAACTGCTGCTGGCCGACCACCGCTTTGTAGGCCTCCAGCGCCAGCACCTGATAATCGCCGCCGACCACCACGGGCACGCCGAAGTCGGTGATGGTCAGGGTGAATACCAGGCAAAACGCAGCGAATACGGCCTGGCGCGTGGCCGGCCAGGTGATGCTGCGAAACGCCCGGGCAGGACTTGCGCCCATACTCGACGCCGCGTCGAACAAACGCGCATCTGCCAGCGAGAGTGCCGACAGCAGAATCATCAAAGCGTGTGGGAAGGTGTAGATCACTTCGCCGAGAACAATGCCCCAGAAACCGTAGATATTCTCTGAAAGCAGCCCGCGCAACATGCCCTGGTTGCCGAACAGATACACCAGCGCAATCCCCGGCAGCATGGACGGCGCCATCAGCGGCAGCAGTGATATGCCACGCCAGATGGCCTTGCCGGGGATCAGCGTGCGCTGCAATGCGTAAGCAAACAGGTAGGCCAACGGTACGACGATGGCCGCCACGCTGAGGGAAACCTTCAAGCTATTGCCCAGCAGCCAGTGGAAGTTGTCACTGGTGACCAGCTCGCGCGCCGCGACCCACCCACCGCCCTGCCCGGCTTCACTGCTGAAGCCACGCCAGAAGATCGCCAGTAATGGCATCAGTACCGCTACGCCCAACAGGCACAACCAGAGCACTTTGCCGCCGAGCACAAAAATGCGGTCGCCCAGTTCGGCGCGGGAAACCTGACGAGCCAGGTTGTCGGGTATCGGCAGCGTCATATCAGCGGCCATCTCAGGCAAACACCTGCAGGCTGCGTGGCGGCAAGGCCACCCAGATGTCCTGGACGCCGAGGCGCGGCATGGCTTCGGGGGCCAGTTCGGCCAGCAACGGGTGGCCAGGCAATTGTTCCAGTTCAAAGCTCATGCGGCAGCGGTTACCGAGAAAGGTGATCTCGCGGACCTTCGCCGGGAACAGGTTTTCTTCATGTACCGGCGGGTTCACGCTGATGGCTTCCGGGCGACAGAACAAGCGGCCGGACTTGGCCTTGCTGGCGTTATCGTCCAGGCGCATGTTCATGCCGCCGACCTGGGCATGGCTGTCGCTGTTGCGACTGAACGGCAGCCAGTTGCCCTGGCCGACGAACTCCGCCACGAACGGCGTGGCCGGTCGGTCGTAGATTTCCTGGGGCGTGGCGTATTGCTCGACCTTGCCGTTGTTCATCACGGCGATGCGGTCGGCCATCAACATGGCTTCGTCCTGGTTATGGGTGACCATCAGGGTGGTGATCCCCAGGCGCCGTTGCAGTTGGCGCAACTCGGTGCACAAGTGCTCGCGGACACGGGCGTCGAGCGCCGACATCGGTTCGTCCAACAGCAGCAAGGAGGGTGCTGGCGCCAGGGCACGGGCCAGGGCGACGCGTTGTTGTTGGCCGCCAGAGAGTTGGCCGGGGTATTTCTTTTCGCTGCCCAGCAGGCCAACCAGCTCGAGCATCTGGCCGACACGCTTGCGCACTTCATCGCGGCCGCTGCCGGTGAGGCCGTAGCCGATATTCGCTTCGACGGTCAGGTTGG is a window of Pseudomonas antarctica DNA encoding:
- a CDS encoding putative 2-aminoethylphosphonate ABC transporter ATP-binding protein, with protein sequence MNTALTNPGAPMKVRGIQKRFGAFTALDNVSLDVAAGELVCLLGPSGCGKTTLLRCIAGLERQDSGELYLGQRDVSLLPPQARDYGILFQSYALFPNLTVEANIGYGLTGSGRDEVRKRVGQMLELVGLLGSEKKYPGQLSGGQQQRVALARALAPAPSLLLLDEPMSALDARVREHLCTELRQLQRRLGITTLMVTHNQDEAMLMADRIAVMNNGKVEQYATPQEIYDRPATPFVAEFVGQGNWLPFSRNSDSHAQVGGMNMRLDDNASKAKSGRLFCRPEAISVNPPVHEENLFPAKVREITFLGNRCRMSFELEQLPGHPLLAELAPEAMPRLGVQDIWVALPPRSLQVFA
- a CDS encoding putative 2-aminoethylphosphonate ABC transporter permease subunit, coding for MAADMTLPIPDNLARQVSRAELGDRIFVLGGKVLWLCLLGVAVLMPLLAIFWRGFSSEAGQGGGWVAARELVTSDNFHWLLGNSLKVSLSVAAIVVPLAYLFAYALQRTLIPGKAIWRGISLLPLMAPSMLPGIALVYLFGNQGMLRGLLSENIYGFWGIVLGEVIYTFPHALMILLSALSLADARLFDAASSMGASPARAFRSITWPATRQAVFAAFCLVFTLTITDFGVPVVVGGDYQVLALEAYKAVVGQQQFGRGALIGMVLLLPALFSFGVDAWLRRRQGDAMSGRAQVFQPTPSPQRDGCYLAIVLLICAVLLLVFGMAVYSSLVKFWPYNLSLSLNHYQFEDTAGGGWLAYRNSLTMALCTALIGSVLIFTGAYLMEKTKGQKGLNLALRMLSFVPMAVPGLVLGLGYVFFFNLNGNPLHVFYGTMTLLVVCTIAHYLTTAQMTATTALRQLDSEFEAAALSLKAPLYRHYLRVTVPICLPALLDIVRYLFVSAMTTVSAAIFLYSPDTLLAAVAVLNMDDAGNVGGAAAMSTLILFTSGSVSLLLAWASRGALRRSQAWRQTAPGQ